From the genome of Thauera chlorobenzoica:
GCGAAGACGCTCTGTTCGATGCGCCTTCCGAGGTCGAAGTGCGCACCCTGTACGCCGCCCGTGCGCGGGATTACCAGGCCAAGATCGCCGGCCTGCCGGATTCGCTGGAAACCGAGCGCCGGGCGCTGATCGAACGCCTGAACGAGCTGCGCCTGGGAAACGCCTCGGCACGCGAGATCGCCCTCACCGAGCGCGCCCTGCGCGATCTGCCGCGCACGCCGGCCGAGGCCGAGCAGATGTGGGCCCGGGCGCGCGTGGAGGCGCTCGAGCGCTCGCGTCCGCCTCCGCGCCATGCCCAGGCGCACCCGGGGGCGAATGCCGCCGAATCGGCCGTCGCGCGCAACAACTTCCTCGCCCTGATGTTCGTGCTGATGGTCGGCACCGCGGCCCTGCCGCACATCCTGATGCGCTACTACACCACGCCCGGGGTGGTCGAGGCACGGCGTTCGGTGGCCTGGTCGCTGTTCTTCATCTTCCTGCTCTATGTGACGGCGCCGGCCTACGCGGTATTCGCGAAGTGGGAGGTGTATCACAACCTGGTCGGCTCGAGCATCAGCATCCTGCCCGAATGGGTCAGCTCGTGGGGTAAGGTCGGTCTGGTGAAGATCGAGGACCTCAACCTGGATGGCATCCTGCAGCTGGCCGAGTTGCGCATGGACACCGATGTGATCGTGCTCGCCACCCCGGAAATCGCCGGCCTGCCTTACGTGGTGTCCGGCCTGGTGGCGGCGGGGGGGTTGGCGGCGGCGCTGTCGACCGCCGATGGCCTGCTGTTGACGATCTCGAATGCGCTGTCCCATGACCTCTACTACAAGCTGATCAATCCGCAGGCCTCCACCCATCGCCGGCTGGTGATTTCCAAGTCGCAGCTGCTGGTGGTCGCGGTGGTGGCGGCCTGGGTGGCGTCGATGCGCCCGGACAACATCTTGTTCATGGTCGGGCTGGCGTTTTCGATCGGGGCGTCGGCGTTTTTCCCGGCGCTGGTCCTGGGCATCTTTTGGAAGCGGGCGAACCGCCCCGGAGCCGTCGCCGGCATGCTCGCCGGCCTCGCGTTGACGCTGATCTACGTGGTGCAGACGCATCCGTTTTTCGGCGGCTCGATGGCCAACGCCTGGTTCGACATCAATCCGATTTCGGCCGGCGTGTTCGGGGTGCCGCTGGGGTTCGTGATCATCGTCGTCGTCAGCCTGCTGACCGAGCCGCCGCCGCGGGAAATTCAGGA
Proteins encoded in this window:
- a CDS encoding sodium:solute symporter family protein gives rise to the protein MTRSRAFAHRLRRYYGWYTLVFVLFVLLLALGEHFGLPQPVIGHVFLFVTIAIYAAIGVMSRTTDVSEYYVAGRRVPAMFNGMATAADWMSAASFIGLAGTLYFSGFEGLAFVTGWTGGFVLVALLLAPYLRKFGQYTIPDFLGARYQGSVARLVGLAAAVLASFVYLVAQIYGVGLITSRFVSVEFEIGLFIGLAGILVCSFLGGMRAVTWTQVAQYVILIIAYLVPVVILSYKLTGIPLPQAAYGSVLQKIVVREDALFDAPSEVEVRTLYAARARDYQAKIAGLPDSLETERRALIERLNELRLGNASAREIALTERALRDLPRTPAEAEQMWARARVEALERSRPPPRHAQAHPGANAAESAVARNNFLALMFVLMVGTAALPHILMRYYTTPGVVEARRSVAWSLFFIFLLYVTAPAYAVFAKWEVYHNLVGSSISILPEWVSSWGKVGLVKIEDLNLDGILQLAELRMDTDVIVLATPEIAGLPYVVSGLVAAGGLAAALSTADGLLLTISNALSHDLYYKLINPQASTHRRLVISKSQLLVVAVVAAWVASMRPDNILFMVGLAFSIGASAFFPALVLGIFWKRANRPGAVAGMLAGLALTLIYVVQTHPFFGGSMANAWFDINPISAGVFGVPLGFVIIVVVSLLTEPPPREIQDLVDYVRYPELQPHRGQEE